A single window of Modestobacter italicus DNA harbors:
- a CDS encoding DUF2786 domain-containing protein — translation MTPRSAPTVDDVLRLLMAGARLAAQPGVTGQELDRVVDRLLLRDPAVDSHGHAQEVLLELLPVLWEGGWQPADLTHVVRRKVSARAGRLVGAVITGQAAAADAAGRAPRAWTAQLAELDGPARTVAGWWRAEQIAPAAAWRDVLRVVGLLRGLPRLEQLLPPPSGWSAAVLADSGWEEAVDARALSRIRGLLAKAESTEFEAEAESLTAKAQELMARHAIDTAMLGRRAGAPAGAGQVQARRLHLDDPHAEAKAAIVQAAGSANGVRVVLLPAFGIATLVGMPGDLDVVDLLVTSLLLQSGRALADAVPLAGPRGRSTAYRRGFLYSYAQRIEERLTAARDSARREATATYGSDLAPVLAGRQAAVDRAVEELFPSVRRRSGRTVDPAGWHAGRRAADAADLGTSRSAPLSSG, via the coding sequence GTGACCCCGAGGAGCGCCCCGACCGTGGACGACGTGCTGCGCCTGCTGATGGCCGGTGCCCGACTGGCCGCCCAGCCCGGCGTGACCGGGCAGGAGCTGGACCGGGTGGTCGACCGGCTGCTGCTCCGCGACCCGGCGGTCGACTCGCACGGGCACGCCCAGGAGGTGCTGCTCGAGCTGCTCCCGGTCCTCTGGGAGGGCGGCTGGCAACCGGCGGACCTCACCCACGTGGTGCGGCGGAAGGTCAGCGCCCGGGCGGGCCGGCTCGTCGGCGCGGTGATCACCGGACAGGCCGCCGCAGCCGACGCGGCCGGGCGGGCGCCCCGCGCCTGGACGGCGCAGCTGGCCGAGCTGGACGGCCCGGCGCGCACCGTGGCCGGCTGGTGGCGGGCGGAGCAGATCGCCCCGGCCGCGGCCTGGCGGGACGTGCTGCGGGTGGTCGGGCTGCTGCGCGGCCTCCCCCGGCTGGAGCAGCTGCTGCCCCCGCCCTCGGGCTGGTCGGCGGCGGTGCTCGCCGACAGCGGCTGGGAGGAGGCCGTCGACGCCCGAGCGCTCAGCCGCATCCGAGGGCTGCTGGCGAAGGCCGAGTCGACCGAGTTCGAGGCCGAGGCCGAGTCGCTGACGGCCAAGGCGCAGGAGCTGATGGCCCGGCACGCGATCGACACCGCGATGCTCGGCCGGCGCGCGGGTGCACCGGCGGGCGCGGGGCAGGTCCAGGCCCGCCGGCTGCACCTCGACGACCCGCACGCGGAGGCGAAGGCGGCGATCGTCCAGGCGGCCGGGTCGGCGAACGGGGTGCGGGTGGTGCTCCTGCCGGCGTTCGGCATCGCCACGCTGGTCGGGATGCCCGGCGACCTGGACGTGGTGGACCTGCTGGTCACCTCGCTGCTGCTGCAGTCCGGTCGGGCACTGGCCGACGCGGTGCCGCTGGCCGGGCCGCGCGGCCGGTCGACGGCCTACCGGCGCGGCTTCCTCTACTCCTACGCGCAGCGGATCGAGGAGCGGCTGACCGCGGCGCGGGACTCCGCGCGGCGGGAGGCCACCGCCACCTACGGCAGCGACCTGGCCCCGGTGCTGGCCGGCCGCCAGGCGGCGGTGGACCGGGCGGTGGAGGAGCTGTTCCCCTCGGTGCGCCGCCGCAGCGGCCGCACCGTGGACCCGGCCGGCTGGCACGCCGGCCGGCGAGCAGCCGACGCCGCCGACCTCGGCACCTCACGCAGCGCCCCGCTCAGCAGCGGGTGA
- a CDS encoding TetR/AcrR family transcriptional regulator produces MTDVSAGGGRTPSRAVEQALVDAAERVLVRDGLGGLTVRAVAAEAAVAPMGVYNRFGSKDGLVAAVLARGFEGLRAATAAADDADPVERLLTCGRNYRRFALDHPQHYAAMFGAGWAAAVPTEELVDRAGAAFQALVDRVGYAVDRGVLRPGDPVGTAQLIWSSVHGAVSLELAHLGRTADPAASYEALLRMLLDGLG; encoded by the coding sequence GTGACAGATGTCAGCGCCGGCGGTGGCCGGACGCCGAGCCGGGCGGTCGAGCAGGCCCTGGTCGACGCCGCTGAGCGGGTGCTGGTGCGCGACGGGCTCGGCGGCCTGACCGTGCGGGCGGTCGCCGCCGAGGCCGCGGTGGCCCCGATGGGCGTCTACAACCGGTTCGGCAGCAAGGACGGGCTGGTCGCCGCGGTGCTCGCCCGCGGCTTCGAGGGGCTGCGGGCCGCCACGGCCGCGGCCGACGACGCCGACCCGGTCGAGCGGTTGCTCACGTGCGGCCGGAACTACCGCAGGTTCGCGCTGGACCACCCCCAGCACTACGCCGCGATGTTCGGGGCCGGCTGGGCGGCGGCGGTCCCGACCGAGGAGCTGGTGGACCGCGCCGGTGCGGCGTTCCAGGCGCTGGTCGACCGGGTGGGCTACGCCGTGGACCGCGGCGTGCTGCGACCCGGTGACCCGGTGGGCACCGCGCAGCTGATCTGGAGCTCCGTGCACGGCGCCGTCTCCCTGGAGCTGGCCCACCTCGGCCGGACCGCGGACCCGGCCGCCAGCTACGAGGCGCTGCTCCGGATGCTCCTCGACGGGCTCGGCTGA
- a CDS encoding DHA2 family efflux MFS transporter permease subunit — MTTPPAPPATRRWWVLLVLCLSVLLVSVDNTIVNVALPTIGRELAATTSDLQWVVDGYTLAFAALLLLGGALGDRYGRRRLLETGLVLFAATSALAALADSTGELIAARVAMGVAAAAVYPATLALLVTTFTDRRERATAIGVWSAVTGLSVAIGPVTGGFLLEHFSWGSVFLVNLPLAAVAVAAGRLLLTESADPRPRRFDLVGAGLSVAAIGLLVVTTIEAPGNGWGSAATVAGYLGAAVALAGFVGWELRRPEPMLDVRLFTDPRVSVGSGAIALAFFSLFGFIFLITQYFQAVRGYDTLTAGLATLPFAVVIGAVSPLAILAMRALGTKLVVAAGLLTMAAGFAVAAGSSLESDYWGRIVTAMVLMAAGLGLVTSPATEAVMGALRSEQAGAGSAVNDTVREVGGTLGVAVVGSVMSTVYGPSVVDALTGAGAPAPVAEGAADSVFAGLAVAGQLPDGAAVAVQQAFLDGVSAGSWVAAAASAAGAVVALAFLPAQHRVPDPDPDPARGPAPAPAAVIR; from the coding sequence GTGACCACTCCCCCCGCCCCGCCCGCCACCCGCCGGTGGTGGGTGCTGCTCGTGCTCTGCCTGTCCGTGCTGCTCGTCAGCGTGGACAACACGATCGTCAACGTCGCGCTCCCGACCATCGGCCGCGAGCTCGCGGCGACCACCAGCGACCTGCAGTGGGTGGTCGACGGCTACACCCTCGCCTTCGCCGCCCTGCTCCTGCTCGGCGGCGCCCTCGGCGACCGCTACGGCCGCCGCCGGCTGCTGGAGACCGGCCTGGTGCTCTTCGCCGCGACCTCCGCGCTGGCGGCGCTGGCCGACAGCACCGGCGAGCTGATCGCCGCCCGGGTGGCCATGGGCGTCGCCGCCGCTGCCGTCTACCCGGCCACCCTCGCGCTGCTGGTGACCACGTTCACCGACCGGCGCGAGCGCGCCACCGCCATCGGCGTGTGGTCGGCGGTCACCGGGCTGTCGGTCGCCATCGGGCCGGTCACCGGTGGGTTCCTGCTCGAGCACTTCTCCTGGGGCTCGGTCTTCCTGGTCAACCTGCCGCTGGCCGCCGTCGCCGTCGCCGCCGGCCGGCTGCTGCTCACCGAGTCCGCCGACCCCCGACCGCGCCGGTTCGACCTGGTCGGCGCCGGCCTGTCCGTCGCCGCGATCGGCCTGCTCGTCGTCACCACCATCGAGGCGCCGGGCAACGGCTGGGGCTCCGCGGCCACCGTCGCCGGCTACCTGGGCGCCGCGGTGGCGCTGGCGGGCTTCGTCGGCTGGGAGCTGCGCCGCCCCGAGCCGATGCTCGACGTCCGGCTGTTCACCGACCCGCGGGTCTCGGTCGGCAGCGGGGCGATCGCGCTGGCGTTCTTCAGCCTCTTCGGCTTCATCTTCCTGATCACCCAGTACTTCCAGGCCGTCCGCGGCTACGACACCCTCACCGCGGGCCTCGCCACCCTGCCGTTCGCGGTGGTCATCGGGGCGGTGAGCCCGCTGGCGATCCTGGCCATGCGGGCGCTGGGCACCAAGCTCGTGGTCGCCGCCGGGCTGCTGACCATGGCCGCCGGGTTCGCCGTGGCCGCCGGCAGCTCGCTGGAGTCGGACTACTGGGGCCGCATCGTCACCGCGATGGTGCTGATGGCCGCCGGGCTGGGGCTGGTGACCAGCCCGGCCACCGAGGCGGTCATGGGCGCGCTGCGCAGCGAGCAGGCCGGTGCCGGCTCGGCGGTCAACGACACCGTCCGGGAGGTGGGCGGCACGCTCGGGGTCGCGGTCGTGGGCTCGGTGATGAGCACGGTCTACGGGCCCTCGGTGGTCGACGCGCTCACCGGCGCCGGCGCTCCGGCCCCGGTGGCCGAGGGAGCGGCGGACTCGGTGTTCGCCGGCCTCGCGGTGGCCGGCCAGCTGCCCGACGGCGCGGCCGTGGCCGTGCAGCAGGCCTTCCTCGACGGTGTCTCCGCCGGCTCCTGGGTGGCCGCCGCGGCGAGCGCGGCCGGGGCGGTCGTCGCGCTGGCGTTCCTCCCCGCCCAGCACCGCGTCCCCGACCCCGACCCCGACCCCGCGCGTGGACCTGCCCCGGCGCCCGCGGCAGTGATCAGGTGA
- a CDS encoding isocitrate lyase/PEP mutase family protein — MADLATRARTLLDLHTAPEILTLTNVWDVVSATVVAGTPGVRALATASHSIAATFGYEDGENIPLELHLDMVGRIVAAVDVPVSMDLEAGYGDAGETVRRAIEVGVVGGNLEDQMKPLDEAVAAVEAVVRAGRDAGIDFVLNARTDAFVKAAPDADRGELVAEAVRRGQAFLEAGAPVVFVPRLVDREEIAAVVEGLGRGRLTLISVPGASLPARELQELGVARVSTGPFTQRVALTALQDAVTEMVAGGTLPEGTRPLN; from the coding sequence ATGGCTGACCTCGCGACCCGCGCCCGGACCCTGCTCGACCTGCACACCGCGCCGGAGATCCTCACCCTGACCAACGTCTGGGACGTCGTCTCCGCCACCGTGGTCGCCGGCACGCCGGGGGTGCGGGCGCTGGCCACGGCGAGCCACTCGATCGCGGCGACGTTCGGCTACGAGGACGGCGAGAACATCCCGCTGGAGCTGCACCTGGACATGGTCGGCCGGATCGTGGCGGCGGTCGACGTCCCGGTGAGCATGGACCTCGAGGCCGGCTACGGCGACGCGGGGGAGACCGTCCGGCGGGCGATCGAGGTGGGCGTCGTCGGCGGCAACCTGGAGGACCAGATGAAGCCGCTGGACGAGGCCGTCGCCGCGGTCGAGGCCGTGGTGCGCGCCGGCCGGGACGCCGGCATCGACTTCGTGCTCAACGCGCGCACCGACGCCTTCGTGAAGGCCGCACCCGACGCCGACCGCGGCGAGCTGGTCGCCGAGGCCGTCCGGCGGGGGCAGGCGTTCCTCGAGGCCGGGGCCCCGGTGGTCTTCGTGCCGCGGCTGGTCGACCGCGAGGAGATCGCCGCCGTCGTCGAGGGCCTGGGCCGCGGCAGGCTGACCCTGATCAGCGTCCCCGGTGCGTCGTTGCCGGCCCGCGAGCTGCAGGAGCTCGGCGTCGCCCGGGTGTCCACCGGGCCGTTCACCCAGCGGGTCGCGCTGACCGCGCTGCAGGACGCGGTGACCGAGATGGTCGCCGGGGGCACGCTCCCCGAGGGCACCCGCCCGCTGAACTAG
- a CDS encoding SAM-dependent methyltransferase gives MAAGVSPRLAWAAELAAPRPGDRVLEVGCGHGVLLSLLADRLTTGQVLGLDRSATMTAAAARRNAAAVARGTVAVRTAELLDAGLDVGWADLVVAVHVGAFWRPPADGYGVVRQVLTEGGRFLLVDQPLRPGQAEDRVARVAALAAPHGLRVTAHHRGDTPPRPSIAVELRR, from the coding sequence GTGGCCGCCGGGGTCTCTCCCCGGCTGGCGTGGGCGGCCGAGCTGGCCGCCCCGCGGCCGGGTGACCGCGTGCTGGAGGTCGGCTGCGGGCACGGCGTGCTGCTCTCGCTGCTCGCCGACCGGCTGACCACCGGCCAGGTCCTAGGGCTGGACCGCTCCGCCACCATGACGGCCGCGGCGGCACGGCGGAACGCCGCCGCGGTCGCCCGGGGGACCGTGGCCGTGCGCACCGCGGAGCTGCTGGACGCCGGGCTGGACGTCGGCTGGGCCGACCTGGTCGTCGCCGTGCACGTCGGGGCGTTCTGGCGCCCGCCGGCGGACGGGTACGGCGTCGTCCGGCAGGTGCTCACCGAGGGTGGCCGCTTCCTGCTCGTCGACCAGCCGCTCCGGCCCGGGCAGGCCGAGGACCGCGTCGCGCGCGTCGCCGCACTCGCGGCTCCGCACGGGCTCCGGGTCACCGCGCACCACCGCGGTGACACCCCACCGCGG